The Cryomorphaceae bacterium DNA window CCAGAATGTCGTGAATTTCACTTTCCTGAACCACATCCCATACGGTGAAAGGAGCAGCAGGAACAAGAACCGCATCAATCACGTGTACTACACCGTTGTCGGTTACGATATCGGCCAGGATTACCTGCGCATCGTTGATAAATACGTTTCCACCGTCAAAGGTTACGGTCACATCAGCACCGTTGAGGGTGGTGATCATCTGACCATCAGAAAGGTCGGTAGAGAGTGCAACGCTTCCTACAACGTGGTAGAGAAGGATATCGGTAAGCAGACCAGAAGGGTCAGCCAGCAGGTCATCAATCAAACCGTCGGGCAGTGCAGCGAAAGCCTCATCGGTAGGAGCAAAAAGGGTGAGTTCCGCATCGGGATCGCTCAGTGCACCGTCCAAACCTGCTGCGAGTACAGCGGCTTCCAGAATGTCGTGAATTTCACTTTCCTGAACCACATCCCATACGGTGAAAGGAGCGGGTGGAAGCAACACTTCGTTCACCACATGAACCACACCGTTTCCAGCTATCAAGTCAGCCTGAATTACTTCAGAAGTCTCGTTGATGAAAACCCCACCGAAAAGCATTACAGTAATGTCTCCACCGTTCATGGTGGTG harbors:
- a CDS encoding fasciclin domain-containing protein, with translation MKKLLTLLVSVFVATTMSFAQAGQGGFGTVMEIIESSPDHQTLTAAINAAGLADALNGDGPFTVFAPNDAAFGALPPGVVDELLADPSGLLTEILLYHVVFGAAVESVQLEDGQMITTMNGGDITVMLFGGVFINETSEVIQADLIAGNGVVHVVNEVLLPPAPFTVWDVVQESEIHDILEAAVLAAGLDGALSDPDAELTLFAPTDEAFAALPDGLIDDLLADPSGLLTDILLYHVVGSVALSTDLSDGQMITTLNGADVTVTFDGGNVFINDAQVILADIVTDNGVVHVIDAVLVPAAPFTVWDVVQESEIHDIL